In the Burkholderia glumae LMG 2196 = ATCC 33617 genome, one interval contains:
- a CDS encoding DUF427 domain-containing protein has protein sequence MSSSDRPVRAPGPDHPISIAPTLAQVRVTAGAAPLADTHRALTLREASYGPVQYVPRADVDLTRVERSAHTSYCPYKGEAVYYSIPELGKRGENAIWSYETPYDAVAPIAGHFAFYPDRVDAIEIAP, from the coding sequence ATGTCCTCATCCGATCGCCCCGTCCGGGCTCCCGGCCCGGATCATCCGATTTCGATCGCGCCGACGCTCGCTCAGGTGCGCGTCACGGCCGGCGCCGCGCCGCTCGCCGACACGCATCGCGCGCTGACACTGCGCGAGGCCAGTTACGGGCCGGTCCAGTACGTGCCGCGCGCCGACGTCGACCTCACGCGCGTCGAGCGCAGCGCGCATACCAGCTACTGCCCCTACAAGGGCGAGGCTGTCTACTACTCGATTCCCGAACTGGGCAAACGCGGCGAGAATGCGATCTGGTCGTATGAGACGCCCTACGACGCGGTGGCGCCGATCGCCGGCCATTTCGCGTTCTATCCGGATCGGGTCGACGCCATCGAGATTGCACCTTAA
- the egtB gene encoding ergothioneine biosynthesis protein EgtB — translation MTKNELSARTLASTLEREIADVRAHSLELASPLSAEDQALQSMPDASPTKWHLGHTTWFFETVILARHVPGYVPFDERFAYLFNSYYEALGPRHARPQRGMLSRPSLDEVHAYRRHVDARLLELVAGADLPLLVEIAPEITLGLNHEQQHQELLLTDILHAFSLNPLLPAYRADGAAPSLPAGPPAGAPRWLAHAGGIVEIGHDGNGFAFDNEGPRHQALVRPFEIADRLVSNRDYAAFIADGGYKSAALWLSDGWAAVQREGWRAPAYWHAREAGAEPPDAAGWQAFGLGGLQALDPDAPVQHLSFFEAAAYAEWAGARLPTEFEWEAACALPGIAQMLGHVWQWTRSSYDPYPGFRPLPGIASEYNGKFMVGQQVLRGSSLATPRGHARPTYRNFFPPAARWQFTGVRLVRDL, via the coding sequence ATGACCAAGAACGAACTCTCGGCGCGCACCCTCGCGTCAACCCTGGAACGGGAGATCGCCGACGTTCGGGCTCACAGCCTCGAACTGGCGAGCCCGCTCAGCGCCGAGGATCAGGCGCTACAGTCGATGCCGGACGCGAGTCCGACCAAATGGCACCTCGGCCACACCACCTGGTTCTTCGAGACGGTGATCCTCGCGCGCCATGTGCCCGGCTACGTGCCGTTCGACGAACGCTTCGCCTACCTGTTCAATTCGTACTACGAGGCGCTCGGCCCGCGCCACGCGCGGCCGCAGCGCGGGATGCTGTCGCGGCCGTCGCTCGACGAGGTCCATGCCTACCGGCGCCACGTCGACGCGCGGCTGCTGGAACTGGTGGCGGGCGCCGACCTGCCGCTGCTCGTCGAGATCGCGCCCGAGATCACGCTCGGCCTGAACCATGAGCAGCAGCATCAGGAACTGCTGCTGACCGACATCCTGCACGCGTTCTCGCTCAATCCGCTGCTGCCTGCCTACCGCGCCGACGGCGCCGCGCCGAGCCTGCCCGCCGGCCCGCCGGCGGGCGCACCGCGCTGGCTCGCGCATGCGGGCGGCATCGTCGAGATCGGCCACGACGGCAACGGTTTCGCGTTCGACAACGAAGGCCCGCGCCACCAGGCGCTGGTGCGGCCGTTCGAGATCGCGGACCGGCTGGTGAGCAACCGCGACTACGCGGCCTTCATCGCCGACGGCGGCTACAAGAGCGCGGCGCTGTGGCTGTCCGACGGCTGGGCGGCGGTACAGCGCGAAGGCTGGCGTGCGCCGGCCTACTGGCATGCGCGCGAGGCCGGCGCCGAGCCGCCGGACGCGGCCGGCTGGCAGGCGTTCGGCCTAGGCGGCCTGCAGGCGCTCGATCCCGACGCGCCGGTGCAGCATCTGAGTTTCTTCGAGGCCGCGGCCTATGCGGAATGGGCCGGCGCGCGGCTGCCGACCGAGTTCGAATGGGAGGCGGCCTGCGCGCTGCCCGGCATCGCGCAGATGCTCGGCCACGTCTGGCAATGGACGCGTTCGTCCTACGATCCGTATCCGGGCTTCCGGCCGCTGCCCGGCATTGCCTCGGAATACAACGGCAAGTTCATGGTGGGACAGCAGGTGTTGCGCGGCAGCAGCCTCGCCACGCCGCGCGGCCACGCGCGGCCGACCTACCGCAACTTCTTCCCGCCGGCCGCGCGCTGGCAATTCACAGGAGTGCGCCTTGTACGAGACCTCTGA
- the egtD gene encoding L-histidine N(alpha)-methyltransferase, translated as MYETSDLFRPDAGTAARARKPSPFGRDLIEGLSTTPRSISPKYFYDAAGSALFDRICELPEYYPTRTEHAILERHAADIAAAFGAGANLIEFGAGSLSKIRFVLDACIASVPPASYVPVDISAAHLRQSAETLRRQYPGLDVQPVAADYLQAESMRELARVPARRVGIFFGSTIGNFSNEEAETFLSRSAALLAGGGMLIGVDLVKDEAILNAAYNDSAGVTAAFNLNLLARANAELGADFELEHWAHRAFYDSRLQRIEMHLVSRREQTVHVGGRGFRFAEGETLHTENSRKFTIDGFRELATRAGFVPAAVWTDEARLFSLHWLASPAR; from the coding sequence TTGTACGAGACCTCTGACCTGTTCCGACCCGACGCGGGCACCGCTGCCCGTGCCCGCAAGCCGAGCCCGTTCGGCCGCGACCTGATCGAAGGGCTGAGCACGACGCCTCGCAGCATTTCGCCGAAGTATTTCTACGACGCGGCCGGCTCGGCGCTGTTCGACCGGATCTGCGAACTGCCCGAGTACTATCCGACCCGCACCGAGCACGCGATTCTCGAACGCCACGCGGCCGACATCGCCGCCGCGTTCGGCGCCGGCGCGAACCTGATCGAGTTCGGCGCCGGTTCGCTGTCGAAGATCCGTTTCGTGCTCGATGCCTGCATCGCGAGCGTGCCGCCCGCGAGCTACGTGCCGGTGGACATCTCGGCCGCCCATCTGCGCCAGTCGGCCGAGACGCTGCGCCGGCAGTACCCGGGCCTCGACGTGCAGCCGGTGGCGGCCGACTACCTGCAGGCCGAATCGATGCGCGAACTCGCGCGCGTGCCGGCGCGGCGCGTCGGCATCTTCTTCGGCTCGACGATCGGCAATTTCTCGAACGAGGAGGCCGAGACGTTCCTGAGCCGTTCGGCCGCGCTGCTGGCGGGCGGCGGGATGCTGATCGGCGTCGATCTGGTGAAGGACGAGGCGATCCTCAACGCGGCCTACAACGATTCGGCCGGCGTCACGGCCGCGTTCAACCTGAACCTGCTCGCGCGCGCCAACGCCGAACTCGGCGCCGATTTCGAACTCGAGCACTGGGCGCACCGTGCGTTCTACGACAGCCGCCTGCAGCGCATCGAGATGCATCTGGTGAGCCGCCGCGAGCAGACCGTCCACGTGGGTGGCCGCGGGTTCCGGTTCGCCGAGGGCGAGACGCTCCATACCGAGAACTCGCGCAAGTTCACCATCGACGGATTCCGCGAGCTCGCCACCCGCGCCGGCTTCGTGCCGGCGGCGGTATGGACCGACGAGGCGCGGCTGTTCAGCCTGCACTGGCTGGCGAGCCCCGCGCGTTGA
- the ubiT gene encoding ubiquinone anaerobic biosynthesis accessory factor UbiT produces MTRFAGAFLLPPLRRGLALLPVRPPATVLCLLLDRHLLPQLDDEARTRIAGRRYVIEVTDLGIAIGLTLGDDGFRVASDIPGTASATGRAANPAAGTAPAIRIAAGSGDFIRLAAREVDADTLFFNRRLVIQGETELALIVRNAIDAIDFSATRSGTVLHDLLRRVARRLAPPPRP; encoded by the coding sequence ATGACGCGGTTCGCCGGAGCCTTCCTGCTGCCGCCGCTGCGCCGCGGCCTGGCCCTGCTGCCCGTCAGGCCGCCCGCCACGGTGCTGTGCCTGCTGCTCGACCGGCACCTGCTGCCGCAACTCGACGACGAGGCGCGCACGCGCATCGCGGGCCGCCGCTACGTGATCGAGGTGACCGATCTCGGCATCGCGATCGGCCTCACGCTCGGCGACGACGGCTTTCGGGTCGCGTCGGACATTCCGGGGACGGCTTCGGCCACCGGTCGGGCCGCCAACCCGGCTGCCGGCACGGCGCCCGCGATCCGCATCGCCGCCGGCAGCGGCGACTTCATCCGGCTCGCCGCGCGCGAGGTCGACGCCGATACGCTGTTCTTCAACCGGCGCCTGGTCATCCAGGGAGAAACGGAGCTCGCGCTGATCGTGCGCAACGCGATCGACGCGATCGATTTCAGCGCCACCCGCAGCGGCACCGTGCTGCACGACCTGCTGCGCCGCGTGGCGCGGCGGCTCGCGCCGCCCCCTCGGCCCTGA